The following are from one region of the Gossypium hirsutum isolate 1008001.06 chromosome D03, Gossypium_hirsutum_v2.1, whole genome shotgun sequence genome:
- the LOC107950586 gene encoding probable cinnamyl alcohol dehydrogenase 9 codes for MAKSAEEENQQKAFGWAATDNSGILSPFNFSRRENGDDDVTLKILYCGVCHSDLHTLRNDWGFSFYPVVPGHEISGVVTKVGKNVTKFNIGDRVGVGVLVGSCKTCECCEQDLENYCPRIIFTYNSYNPDGTKNYGGYSDMIVVDQRYVLRFPDNLPLDAGAPLLCAGITVYSPMKYYGMTEAGKHLGVSGLGGLGHVAVKIGKAFGLKVTAISSSPQKESEAINRLGADSFLVSNDPEKMKSAIGTMDYIIDTVSAVHPLLPLLSLLKVNGKLVTVGLPNKPLELPVFPLVMGRKLIGGSDVGGMKETQEMLDFCAKHNITADIELIRIEEINTAMERLAKSDVRYRFVIDVANSLSQ; via the exons atggcaaAATCAGCAGAGGAAGAGAACCAACAAAAAGCTTTTGGTTGGGCTGCTACTGATAATTCTGGAATCCTCTCCCCTTTCAATTTTTCCAGAAG gGAAAATGGTGATGATGATGTCACTTTAAAAATTCTTTACTGTGGAGTGTGCCATTCAGACCTACATACTTTGAGAAATGACTGGGGTTTCTCCTTTTACCCTGTTGTTCCTGG GCATGAAATTTCAGGTGTTGTGACCAAAGTGGGGAAGAATGTGACAAAATTCAATATTGGTGACCGGGTTGGGGTTGGGGTTTTGGTTGGTTCCTGCAAGACATGTGAATGCTGCGAGCAGGATCTGGAGAACTACTGCCCTCGTATAATATTTACCTACAACTCTTACAATCCAGACGGGACAAAAAATTATGGTGGTTATTCGGATATGATTGTGGTTGACCAGCGCTATGTGCTACGGTTTCCTGATAACTTGCCACTGGATGCGGGTGCACCATTGTTATGTGCAGGGATCACAGTGTACAGCCCTATGAAGTATTATGGAATGACCGAGGCAGGCAAGCATCTAGGTGTTTCTGGACTTGGTGGGCTTGGTCATGTTGCTGTGAAGATCGGTAAGGCCTTTGGATTGAAAGTCACTGCCATTAGTAGCTCCCCACAGAAGGAGTCTGAAGCAATCAATAGACTTGGTGCTGACTCATTCCTTGTTTCTAACGATCCGGAAAAAATGAAG TCAGCTATTGGTACCATGGACTATATCATTGACACAGTGTCTGCGGTCCATCCCCTACTTCCACTGCTTAGTCTGCTGAAGGTGAATGGAAAATTGGTCACTGTGGGATTGCCTAATAAGCCACTCGAATTGCCTGTTTTTCCTTTAGTCATGG GACGGAAGCTTATTGGAGGAAGTGATGTTGGAGGGATGAAAGAAACTCAGGAGATGCTAGACTTCTGTGCCAAGCACAATATCACTGCAGATATCGAGCTGATTCGGATAGAGGAAATCAATACGGCCATGGAAAGGCTTGCTAAATCTGATGTCAGATACCGATTTGTGATTGATGTGGCAAATTCCTTGTCACAGTAG
- the LOC107950586 gene encoding probable cinnamyl alcohol dehydrogenase 9 isoform X1, producing MAKSAEEENQQKAFGWAATDNSGILSPFNFSRRENGDDDVTLKILYCGVCHSDLHTLRNDWGFSFYPVVPGHEISGVVTKVGKNVTKFNIGDRVGVGVLVGSCKTCECCEQDLENYCPRIIFTYNSYNPDGTKNYGITVYSPMKYYGMTEAGKHLGVSGLGGLGHVAVKIGKAFGLKVTAISSSPQKESEAINRLGADSFLVSNDPEKMKSAIGTMDYIIDTVSAVHPLLPLLSLLKVNGKLVTVGLPNKPLELPVFPLVMGRKLIGGSDVGGMKETQEMLDFCAKHNITADIELIRIEEINTAMERLAKSDVRYRFVIDVANSLSQ from the exons atggcaaAATCAGCAGAGGAAGAGAACCAACAAAAAGCTTTTGGTTGGGCTGCTACTGATAATTCTGGAATCCTCTCCCCTTTCAATTTTTCCAGAAG gGAAAATGGTGATGATGATGTCACTTTAAAAATTCTTTACTGTGGAGTGTGCCATTCAGACCTACATACTTTGAGAAATGACTGGGGTTTCTCCTTTTACCCTGTTGTTCCTGG GCATGAAATTTCAGGTGTTGTGACCAAAGTGGGGAAGAATGTGACAAAATTCAATATTGGTGACCGGGTTGGGGTTGGGGTTTTGGTTGGTTCCTGCAAGACATGTGAATGCTGCGAGCAGGATCTGGAGAACTACTGCCCTCGTATAATATTTACCTACAACTCTTACAATCCAGACGGGACAAAAAATTATG GGATCACAGTGTACAGCCCTATGAAGTATTATGGAATGACCGAGGCAGGCAAGCATCTAGGTGTTTCTGGACTTGGTGGGCTTGGTCATGTTGCTGTGAAGATCGGTAAGGCCTTTGGATTGAAAGTCACTGCCATTAGTAGCTCCCCACAGAAGGAGTCTGAAGCAATCAATAGACTTGGTGCTGACTCATTCCTTGTTTCTAACGATCCGGAAAAAATGAAG TCAGCTATTGGTACCATGGACTATATCATTGACACAGTGTCTGCGGTCCATCCCCTACTTCCACTGCTTAGTCTGCTGAAGGTGAATGGAAAATTGGTCACTGTGGGATTGCCTAATAAGCCACTCGAATTGCCTGTTTTTCCTTTAGTCATGG GACGGAAGCTTATTGGAGGAAGTGATGTTGGAGGGATGAAAGAAACTCAGGAGATGCTAGACTTCTGTGCCAAGCACAATATCACTGCAGATATCGAGCTGATTCGGATAGAGGAAATCAATACGGCCATGGAAAGGCTTGCTAAATCTGATGTCAGATACCGATTTGTGATTGATGTGGCAAATTCCTTGTCACAGTAG